In the Stegostoma tigrinum isolate sSteTig4 unplaced genomic scaffold, sSteTig4.hap1 scaffold_462, whole genome shotgun sequence genome, one interval contains:
- the LOC132208547 gene encoding utrophin-like isoform X3, with protein MCSCGLRSCGGHGSGTAVSSPYAAEPTPEERAQRIAKAVRKQSTEVKENWEQLKTRASNWQKQVEKALEKLQELQKALDDLEAHVITAEGVHTDWQPVGDLLLDSLQDHIDKTTGEDYLQNLRLGFERQQPLFWRDNGNCRCWRMRDNTVWNWMKTAGQAASQEHKS; from the exons atgtgctcgtgtggtctcaggagttgcggaggtcacggctctgggacagccgtttcatcgccctatgctgcag aacctaccccggaagagagagcccagagaattgccaaagctgtccgcaaacagtcaacagaagtgaaggaaaattgggagcaattgaaaacccgtgcgagcaactggcagaaacaggtggaaaaggcgttggagaaacttcaagaactgcagaaagcgctggatgatcttgaggctcatgtgataacagctgagggggtccacactgattggcaacctgtgggtgacctgcttcttgactcattgcaggatcacattgataaaaccaca ggtgaggactatcttcaaaatctgagattgggttttgaaagacagcagcctttgttttggagagataatgggaactgcagatgctggagaatgcgagataacaccgtgtggaactggatgaagacagcaggccaagcagcatctcaggagcacaaaagctga